One stretch of Akkermansia sp. RCC_12PD DNA includes these proteins:
- the recF gene encoding DNA replication and repair protein RecF (All proteins in this family for which functions are known are DNA-binding proteins that assist the filamentation of RecA onto DNA for the initiation of recombination or recombinational repair.) — MLSRLKLIDFRCYGSFSWQIPQQGAVILGNNAQGKTTLLEAICFLLRLQSPRTARPSPLTAHGRQSFGIRGELPGQIRRILWSPDAPDLQVNGEPRRGQRSYLADSYPVVWMGNDDLSLVRAGADARRKYMDFLGTQWHPGYRTALFNYRRALKTRNHLLKHKSRDRLQIDAYTRQLALYGTELRSLRASLLELLLPHIIMAYRSIGGRAEQVGAAYRAEEEGDLYERMCAGLDRDIRYGQTQNGPHRDDLEITLNGRSAAQFASEGQQRTIAISLKLAQSSLLTEETGHTPIHLIDDVFGELDPTRRIAFLQALPADAQSLITTTHLDWLHDTPCPLPAFRLENFTLRSVQG, encoded by the coding sequence ATGCTCTCCAGGCTGAAACTGATAGACTTCCGCTGCTACGGCAGCTTTTCCTGGCAGATACCCCAGCAGGGAGCCGTCATTCTGGGAAACAATGCCCAGGGAAAAACCACCCTGCTGGAGGCGATCTGCTTCCTGCTGCGCCTGCAATCCCCGCGCACGGCACGCCCCAGCCCCCTGACGGCGCACGGCAGGCAGTCATTCGGCATCCGGGGGGAACTGCCGGGACAAATCCGGCGCATCCTGTGGTCCCCGGATGCCCCGGACCTCCAGGTAAACGGCGAACCGCGCAGGGGCCAGCGCAGCTACCTGGCGGACAGCTACCCCGTCGTCTGGATGGGCAACGACGATCTTTCCCTGGTACGGGCCGGAGCCGATGCGCGCCGGAAATACATGGATTTTCTGGGCACCCAGTGGCACCCCGGCTACCGGACAGCCCTGTTCAACTACAGAAGGGCGCTGAAAACGCGCAACCATCTACTCAAGCATAAAAGCCGGGACAGGCTTCAAATAGATGCCTACACGCGGCAGCTCGCCCTATACGGCACGGAATTGAGAAGCCTGCGCGCCAGCCTTCTGGAGCTTCTCCTGCCCCACATCATCATGGCGTACCGCAGCATCGGCGGCAGGGCGGAACAGGTAGGTGCGGCCTACCGGGCGGAGGAGGAAGGAGACCTGTACGAACGGATGTGTGCCGGGCTGGACCGAGACATCCGGTACGGCCAGACCCAGAACGGCCCGCACCGGGACGACCTGGAAATCACGCTCAACGGCAGAAGCGCTGCCCAATTCGCCTCGGAAGGGCAGCAAAGAACCATAGCCATTTCCCTGAAACTGGCGCAGTCATCCCTGCTTACGGAAGAAACGGGACATACACCCATCCACCTGATTGACGACGTTTTCGGAGAACTGGACCCCACGCGCAGAATTGCCTTCCTCCAGGCGCTGCCCGCAGACGCGCAAAGCCTCATCACCACCACCCATCTGGACTGGCTGCATGACACTCCCTGCCCCCTTCCGGCCTTCCGGCTGGAAAACTTCACGCTCAGGTCCGTTCAGGGTTGA
- a CDS encoding lysophospholipid acyltransferase family protein: MNSFYWVFYTLFKSISKAFFSWKVINREKLIEDGPVLIVSNHQSFLDPPMLGISYEEGIYFFARKTLFQSIFKWALPLCQAIPIDQENPDAASLKHIIRLLKSGKRVLVFPEGSRTPDGEIHDGMGGIGLILSKTKVPVQPLRISGAFEAFPIGATFPRIRPVTVTVGDPIPFTPAELNAKGKEAYQHLTDKMMDAIRALPTE; the protein is encoded by the coding sequence ATGAATTCCTTCTACTGGGTTTTCTACACGCTGTTCAAAAGCATCTCCAAGGCCTTCTTCTCCTGGAAGGTCATCAACAGGGAGAAGCTCATTGAGGACGGCCCCGTGCTGATCGTCAGCAACCACCAGAGCTTTCTGGACCCGCCCATGCTGGGAATCTCCTATGAGGAAGGCATCTATTTCTTTGCCCGCAAAACCCTGTTCCAGAGCATTTTCAAATGGGCGCTCCCCCTGTGCCAGGCCATCCCCATCGACCAGGAAAATCCGGACGCCGCCAGCCTCAAACACATCATCCGCCTGCTCAAATCCGGCAAGCGCGTCCTCGTGTTTCCCGAGGGTTCCCGCACGCCGGACGGGGAAATCCACGACGGCATGGGCGGCATCGGCCTCATCCTGAGCAAAACGAAAGTTCCCGTACAGCCCCTGCGCATCAGCGGAGCCTTTGAGGCCTTCCCCATCGGCGCCACCTTTCCCAGAATCCGCCCGGTCACCGTGACGGTGGGGGATCCCATTCCCTTCACTCCGGCGGAACTCAATGCCAAGGGCAAGGAGGCATACCAGCATTTGACGGACAAAATGATGGATGCCATCCGGGCCCTTCCCACGGAATAA
- the cmk gene encoding (d)CMP kinase: MHPAIAIDGPAASGKSTVAKLIADRLGYTFINTGAMYRAVTWYMLEQGIDPADTDAVLAALPSVPLSFGKDGSRSIVLCNGSPLTEELTRQEVNDHVSTIAAIPEVRALLVNRQRDYNRQEPVVMEGRDIGTVVFPDTPFKYFVTASEEVRAARRAAEGLTDSIADRDRKDSSRATAPLAQAQDALLVDTSDMSIDQVVNFITDNIQQKLSAR; encoded by the coding sequence ATGCACCCAGCCATTGCCATTGACGGTCCCGCCGCTTCCGGTAAATCCACCGTCGCCAAACTCATTGCGGACCGCCTCGGCTACACCTTCATCAACACGGGGGCCATGTACCGGGCCGTCACCTGGTACATGCTGGAACAGGGGATAGACCCGGCGGACACGGACGCCGTGCTGGCCGCCCTGCCCTCCGTTCCCCTCTCCTTCGGCAAGGACGGAAGCCGCTCCATCGTCCTCTGCAACGGCTCTCCCCTGACGGAGGAACTCACCCGGCAGGAAGTCAACGACCACGTATCCACCATCGCCGCCATTCCGGAAGTCCGCGCCCTGCTGGTGAACCGCCAGAGGGATTACAACCGCCAGGAGCCCGTGGTCATGGAAGGCCGGGACATAGGCACCGTGGTGTTCCCGGATACGCCGTTCAAGTACTTCGTCACCGCTTCGGAAGAGGTCCGCGCCGCGCGCCGCGCCGCGGAAGGGCTGACGGACTCCATCGCGGATCGGGACCGCAAGGATTCCTCCCGCGCCACTGCGCCGCTGGCGCAGGCGCAGGACGCCCTGCTGGTGGACACGTCCGACATGAGCATTGACCAGGTCGTCAACTTCATTACAGACAACATTCAACAAAAACTTTCCGCCAGATGA
- a CDS encoding lysophospholipid acyltransferase family protein, translated as MVDIKDILDENTRLPSLVAASAEKLLGLERLNRAYDKIVRDKESGSPENFFQLAARHLNLKLQLRPGDLENIPKKGPVVVVANHPHGLSDGIMFGELLTRVRDDVRILANEQLSLCQELEPWLIKVDVYEDENAKRKNLSGMRKMIAWLRKGGVLGIFPAGTASSFSLAHKRVTDDPWNSNIAAIIRLTKATVVPVYFPGRNSLLFQGISLINRKARVAFLPREVGRDGRRTHRIVVGKPIPFSQLGQYDSDEAMVSHLRLRTYLLGKGYEKSRRPHVHRKDKKAKMASLIPPVPANDIQAEIDALPAECLHARQENGDWDVYVADALQIPKILIEIGRLREYTFRQVGEGSGKACDLDTYDNHYKHLFLWDRVQKKIAGAYRMGETDKIIARYGVKGLYNGEYFSFSPAALQVLDRSLEMGRAFIVPEYQKRPLALGFIWEGIGQFMARNHHYRYLFGTVSISRDYSNLSRALIVSYLKAHEMEPELSREVKAYNPPRKADLKRSESCILPIGLTDAQGLSQLVADVEEDGKGIPVLLRQYLKLNGKILSFGVDKNFGDVLDCLILVDIFKTPERSIKRYMGKATYEQLLPYIQQEQESGQPAE; from the coding sequence ATGGTGGATATCAAAGACATTTTGGACGAAAATACGCGTCTCCCTTCCCTGGTGGCCGCGTCCGCTGAAAAGTTGCTTGGTCTGGAACGTTTGAACAGGGCGTACGACAAGATCGTCCGCGACAAGGAGTCCGGTTCTCCGGAAAACTTCTTCCAGCTGGCTGCCAGGCATTTGAACCTCAAGTTGCAGCTGAGGCCCGGCGATCTGGAAAACATTCCCAAGAAAGGGCCTGTGGTTGTTGTCGCCAACCATCCCCACGGCCTGTCGGACGGCATCATGTTCGGGGAATTGCTGACCCGCGTCCGGGACGATGTGCGCATTCTTGCCAATGAACAGCTTTCCCTGTGCCAGGAATTGGAACCCTGGCTGATCAAGGTGGACGTGTACGAGGATGAGAACGCCAAGCGCAAGAACCTTTCCGGAATGCGGAAGATGATTGCGTGGCTGCGTAAGGGCGGCGTGCTGGGCATTTTCCCCGCCGGAACGGCTTCCAGTTTTTCCCTGGCCCACAAGCGGGTGACGGATGATCCGTGGAATTCCAATATTGCCGCCATTATCCGGCTGACGAAGGCTACTGTGGTTCCGGTATATTTCCCGGGGCGCAACAGCCTGCTTTTCCAGGGAATTTCCCTGATCAACCGTAAGGCGCGCGTCGCCTTCCTGCCGCGTGAAGTGGGCAGGGACGGCCGCCGTACGCACCGTATCGTGGTAGGCAAGCCCATTCCCTTCAGCCAGCTCGGGCAGTATGATTCCGACGAAGCTATGGTTTCCCATTTGCGGTTGCGCACCTACCTGCTGGGCAAGGGTTATGAAAAGAGCCGCCGCCCCCATGTACACAGGAAGGACAAGAAGGCAAAGATGGCTTCTCTGATTCCGCCCGTGCCCGCCAACGACATACAGGCGGAAATCGACGCCCTTCCTGCGGAGTGCCTGCATGCGCGCCAGGAAAATGGAGACTGGGACGTGTACGTGGCGGATGCTCTCCAGATTCCCAAAATCCTGATTGAAATAGGCCGACTGCGGGAGTACACCTTCCGCCAGGTGGGGGAAGGCTCCGGCAAGGCGTGTGACCTGGACACGTATGATAATCATTACAAGCACCTGTTCCTCTGGGACCGCGTCCAGAAGAAGATTGCGGGCGCCTACCGCATGGGAGAGACGGACAAGATTATTGCCCGCTATGGGGTGAAGGGATTGTACAACGGAGAATACTTCTCATTCTCTCCGGCTGCTCTTCAAGTGCTGGACCGCTCGCTGGAGATGGGCCGCGCCTTTATTGTGCCGGAATACCAGAAAAGGCCGCTGGCTCTCGGCTTCATCTGGGAGGGCATCGGCCAGTTCATGGCCCGCAACCATCATTACCGCTATTTGTTCGGAACGGTGAGCATTTCCCGCGACTATTCCAATCTTTCCCGCGCCCTGATCGTCTCTTACCTGAAGGCGCATGAAATGGAGCCGGAACTGAGCCGGGAAGTCAAGGCCTACAATCCGCCGCGCAAGGCGGACCTGAAAAGGTCGGAATCCTGCATTTTGCCCATCGGCCTGACGGATGCGCAGGGCCTGTCCCAGCTGGTAGCGGACGTGGAGGAGGACGGCAAGGGAATTCCCGTGCTGCTCCGCCAGTATCTCAAACTGAACGGGAAGATACTTTCCTTCGGCGTGGACAAGAACTTTGGCGATGTGCTGGACTGCCTGATCCTGGTGGATATTTTCAAAACTCCGGAACGTTCCATCAAGCGTTACATGGGCAAGGCCACGTATGAACAGCTTCTGCCCTACATCCAGCAGGAGCAGGAAAGCGGCCAGCCGGCGGAATAA
- a CDS encoding thiamine-phosphate kinase: protein MAHDSAIRQVGEDALIRRLLPLMTVNDGLVTGPGDDCAVTRNTGGMDLLLKTDCVVEGMHFLPGTDPELIGRKALARAVSDIGAMGGVPRHALVTLLIHADRPVSQVEGIYMGMRNLAEQFGISLAGGESSGLPSDGLIISVALTGEIPEGKAILRSTAQAGDLIAVTGVLGGSFPTGHHLAFTPRVREGGILAASGLVTAMMDLSDGLGTDLPRLAAASGLGFRVQEELLPVRQGFTAAQAVADGEDYELLMTFPPRRREEILRLASERFPETPLTVIGEMTPEPSSSLPGGYRHFQ, encoded by the coding sequence ATGGCTCATGATTCCGCCATCCGCCAAGTAGGGGAAGATGCGCTCATACGCCGCCTTCTTCCGCTAATGACCGTCAATGACGGGCTGGTCACCGGCCCCGGAGACGACTGCGCCGTAACCAGAAACACCGGAGGAATGGACCTGCTCCTGAAAACCGACTGCGTGGTGGAAGGCATGCACTTCCTTCCCGGTACGGATCCGGAACTGATCGGCAGAAAGGCCCTGGCCCGCGCCGTGTCGGACATCGGAGCCATGGGAGGCGTGCCGCGCCATGCCCTGGTCACCCTGCTGATTCATGCGGACCGCCCCGTTTCCCAGGTGGAAGGCATTTATATGGGCATGCGGAACCTGGCGGAACAATTCGGCATCAGCCTGGCGGGAGGGGAAAGCTCCGGCCTGCCGTCCGACGGACTGATTATCAGCGTGGCCCTGACCGGAGAAATTCCGGAAGGAAAGGCTATCCTGCGCAGCACCGCCCAGGCGGGCGACCTGATTGCCGTCACGGGCGTGCTGGGCGGGAGCTTCCCGACGGGACACCATCTCGCGTTCACGCCCAGGGTCAGGGAAGGCGGCATTCTGGCAGCCTCCGGACTGGTCACGGCCATGATGGACCTTTCCGACGGCCTAGGCACCGACCTGCCGCGCCTGGCCGCCGCCTCCGGGCTGGGATTCCGCGTACAGGAAGAACTGCTGCCGGTCCGGCAGGGATTCACGGCTGCCCAGGCCGTTGCGGACGGAGAGGATTACGAACTGCTGATGACCTTCCCCCCCCGCCGCCGTGAAGAAATCCTGCGCCTGGCCTCCGAACGTTTCCCGGAAACGCCCCTCACCGTCATCGGTGAGATGACGCCGGAACCTTCCTCATCCCTCCCCGGAGGATACAGGCATTTCCAATAA
- a CDS encoding type II CAAX endopeptidase family protein translates to MNELTDQLITLFSATLIAIMLIAVAAGVCRQSQVPGMKRPLKWNIPVDHLDGLDMAMCGIVVLYFSMGALMAAATPPGASAPPTTTNMELDSYKVFNGTCLNLILAFVLLVRMFHSGRMDALGLKKHSLKILLYAPVCGYLLVLALHFLLAQMGLFEWIERVTHAPAEQSIVSVLRHSDNVPLIAVICFSAAIAAPIVEELIFRGYLYPIMKKYTGAWFALISSSLLFGIIHVSLVPLVPLALFGAILVLLYEYTESIWTPIIAHCIFNTTTLVNILYPGLLLPYGS, encoded by the coding sequence ATGAATGAATTAACGGACCAGCTCATTACTCTGTTTTCGGCCACCTTGATCGCCATCATGCTTATCGCCGTAGCCGCGGGCGTATGCCGCCAGTCCCAGGTTCCGGGCATGAAACGTCCGCTGAAATGGAATATTCCCGTCGATCATCTGGACGGGCTGGATATGGCAATGTGCGGCATCGTCGTCCTGTACTTCAGCATGGGCGCCCTGATGGCCGCGGCCACGCCTCCCGGCGCTTCCGCCCCGCCCACCACCACAAACATGGAGCTGGACAGCTACAAGGTATTCAACGGCACCTGCCTGAACCTCATTCTGGCCTTCGTCCTGCTGGTGCGCATGTTCCACAGCGGCAGAATGGATGCCCTGGGCCTGAAGAAGCATTCCCTGAAAATCCTGCTTTACGCGCCCGTCTGCGGCTACCTGCTGGTTCTTGCCCTCCATTTCCTTCTGGCCCAAATGGGACTGTTCGAATGGATTGAACGGGTGACCCACGCTCCGGCGGAACAATCCATCGTCTCCGTGCTCAGGCATTCCGACAACGTCCCCCTCATTGCCGTCATCTGCTTCAGCGCCGCCATTGCCGCGCCCATCGTGGAGGAACTCATTTTCCGGGGCTACCTGTACCCTATCATGAAAAAATATACAGGAGCATGGTTCGCCCTGATCAGCAGTTCGCTCCTCTTCGGCATCATCCACGTAAGCCTGGTTCCCCTGGTTCCCCTGGCCCTGTTCGGGGCCATCCTGGTGCTGCTGTACGAATACACCGAATCCATCTGGACGCCCATCATCGCCCACTGCATTTTCAACACCACCACCCTGGTCAACATCCTGTATCCCGGCCTGCTGCTACCCTATGGCTCATGA
- a CDS encoding ROK family protein, which translates to MNIQPKITPVLDPGFVPAVLWNQAFEAKAAADPASHQVDIALTRNDGTCFRWSGKLLPHTGENVALNETYVERIVKFLLWQKGGNIILVAGDDAIADMLASRYCKGGIREFDWDFIGKKIYGSPIEVKKVSVDELPEEYSGSMTLGRNLDGYRIGFDLGGSDRKCAAVVNGEVVFSEEVVWDPYFQKDPQYHIEGIQDSLERAAAHLPRVDAIGGSSAGVIINSEVRTSSLFRGVSQEDIEKTLGKVFRTLQKEKWNNIPFEVVNDGEVTALAGAMGMNDNAVLGVAMGTSEAAGYVDPEGHIKPWLNELAFAPVDYSEEGGVDEWSKDMGVGALYFSQQAVARLAPRAGFQFEGMPFPEQLKKVQAAMAEGDERARKIYETIGVHFGYAIAHYARFYDIRNLLFLGRVASGDGGQIIIDKAEEVLRTEFPQLKIQLRVPDEKTKRHGQAVAAASLPAIS; encoded by the coding sequence ATGAATATTCAACCCAAAATCACGCCCGTGCTGGACCCCGGCTTCGTGCCGGCCGTTCTTTGGAATCAAGCATTTGAAGCCAAAGCTGCTGCCGATCCCGCCTCCCATCAAGTGGATATCGCCCTGACCCGCAATGACGGGACCTGCTTCCGCTGGTCCGGCAAGCTTCTCCCGCATACCGGAGAAAACGTTGCCCTGAATGAAACTTATGTGGAACGCATCGTGAAATTCCTGCTGTGGCAGAAGGGCGGCAACATCATCCTTGTCGCCGGCGATGATGCCATTGCGGACATGCTGGCTTCCCGTTACTGCAAGGGTGGCATCCGTGAATTTGACTGGGATTTCATCGGCAAGAAGATTTACGGTTCCCCGATCGAAGTGAAGAAGGTATCCGTGGACGAACTGCCTGAGGAATATTCCGGTTCCATGACATTGGGCCGCAATCTGGACGGCTACCGCATCGGCTTTGACCTGGGCGGCTCCGACCGCAAGTGTGCCGCCGTGGTCAACGGGGAAGTAGTCTTCTCCGAGGAAGTTGTGTGGGATCCGTATTTCCAGAAGGACCCGCAGTACCATATCGAAGGCATCCAGGACTCCCTAGAACGTGCCGCTGCCCATCTTCCGCGTGTGGACGCCATCGGCGGTTCCTCCGCCGGCGTCATCATCAACAGTGAGGTGCGCACTTCCTCCCTCTTCCGCGGCGTCAGCCAGGAGGACATTGAAAAGACCCTCGGCAAGGTGTTCCGCACTCTGCAGAAGGAAAAATGGAACAATATTCCCTTTGAAGTGGTGAACGACGGTGAAGTGACCGCCCTCGCCGGAGCCATGGGCATGAACGACAACGCCGTGCTCGGCGTCGCCATGGGCACTTCCGAAGCCGCCGGCTACGTGGACCCGGAAGGCCACATCAAGCCCTGGTTGAACGAACTCGCCTTCGCCCCCGTGGATTATTCCGAAGAAGGCGGCGTGGACGAATGGTCCAAGGACATGGGAGTGGGCGCCCTCTACTTCTCCCAGCAGGCCGTGGCCCGTCTGGCCCCTCGCGCCGGATTCCAGTTTGAAGGCATGCCCTTCCCGGAACAGCTCAAGAAGGTGCAGGCCGCCATGGCCGAAGGCGACGAACGCGCCCGCAAGATCTATGAAACCATCGGCGTGCACTTCGGCTATGCCATCGCGCATTACGCCAGGTTCTACGACATCCGCAACCTGCTCTTCCTGGGCCGTGTGGCTTCCGGAGACGGCGGGCAGATCATCATTGACAAGGCAGAAGAAGTGCTGCGCACCGAATTCCCGCAGTTGAAGATCCAGCTGCGCGTGCCGGATGAAAAAACCAAGCGCCACGGGCAGGCCGTAGCGGCGGCCTCTCTGCCGGCTATTTCCTGA
- a CDS encoding serine/threonine-protein kinase, whose protein sequence is MNSQQDNIINCPECGQAMDISLLPPYANAVCPACGALTRVKTRMGPYRITGKLGKGGMSVVFRAEDTVLGREVALKVLNETYAGDAVRSERFEREAQIMARVSHENLVQIYAVGHDQGLFYIAMELVEGSGLDSLITAEERVPEDKVLSIALDIVRGLDAAWNAGLMHRDIKPANVLQAPDGEAKIVDFGLSLLHSESDMEREIWVTPYYAAPETLLRGDEDFRTDMYALGATMYHMLVGSPPRVDASQSSDILLESKKNLPSLDRLVNDISPLTCFIVDKLMAFNKEGRFSSYPELMAAVAQAQEEYSRGMQESGLTWAERRAADARCARRRKHRLGFILSLAFLAVLALGTWGVVSWRKAANAASAAVPPVQPPTAGAGTTAEDNAAVESRLERSIRFGNLFNEAQKALNRGDLVKAAAMFGDLADQPDCPLSTAVWAGVNQVLCMWTRGQFPEGVVRLEELGKKVRDCKDPVELERSRDISDLVAYLGAKDRNSRMPGLRSNSDLAVHYYAGMALKCWYLGGMWPEYGAFRDLIAGETADDRDRSVRELASAWLSNLKEYTGQYERLKQVKDMPEKSVAEVEAKRFAADFLREQMMTGEIPSLPPSYAALEGILDHLRMQYQKARDWEAAEAIRLAELKEKQERKKALEEAARQEALRAAQSRSYDDICREAAGIMEKTGDYEQVSALYRDAEAVVSSPVVKSKLAARREMTDRMKPLFSRLEKILPEMLEKKPWKPLVLKNGDKARVTGMEGHLLTVEPLESREGSDAYKASWDDVAFNSLYVLARECRQKKPAEFTPVADTYSKPLLIFGSLTQTISLTQQENALLQMERSFIEQWNLWMAALDAEEKPQGKNDEE, encoded by the coding sequence ATGAATTCCCAGCAAGACAACATCATCAATTGTCCGGAGTGCGGACAGGCCATGGACATTTCCCTGCTGCCTCCCTATGCCAATGCCGTCTGCCCCGCCTGCGGAGCCCTGACCCGCGTCAAGACGCGCATGGGGCCTTACAGAATCACCGGGAAGCTGGGAAAAGGCGGCATGAGCGTGGTTTTCCGTGCGGAAGATACCGTCCTGGGACGTGAAGTGGCCCTAAAGGTGTTGAATGAAACGTATGCGGGGGATGCCGTCCGCAGCGAACGATTTGAAAGGGAGGCCCAGATCATGGCCAGGGTATCCCATGAAAACCTGGTGCAGATTTATGCCGTGGGGCATGACCAGGGGCTTTTTTACATTGCCATGGAATTGGTGGAGGGCAGTGGTCTGGATTCCCTGATTACGGCGGAGGAACGCGTGCCGGAAGACAAGGTGCTGTCCATAGCCCTGGATATCGTGCGCGGCCTGGATGCCGCCTGGAATGCGGGCCTCATGCACCGGGACATCAAGCCCGCCAACGTTCTCCAGGCCCCGGACGGGGAAGCCAAGATCGTGGATTTCGGCCTCTCCCTGCTGCACAGCGAGTCCGACATGGAGCGGGAAATATGGGTGACGCCCTATTACGCCGCTCCGGAAACCCTGCTGCGCGGAGATGAAGATTTCCGCACGGACATGTACGCGCTGGGAGCTACCATGTACCATATGCTGGTGGGTTCTCCGCCCCGGGTGGATGCCTCCCAGTCGTCCGACATCCTGCTGGAGAGCAAGAAAAACCTTCCTTCGCTGGACCGATTGGTGAACGATATTTCCCCGCTGACCTGTTTCATCGTGGACAAGCTGATGGCTTTCAACAAGGAAGGCCGCTTCTCGTCTTACCCGGAACTGATGGCCGCTGTGGCACAGGCCCAGGAGGAATATTCCCGGGGCATGCAGGAATCTGGCCTGACTTGGGCGGAACGGCGTGCCGCTGATGCCCGGTGCGCCCGGCGCAGGAAACACCGCTTGGGGTTCATTCTGTCTCTCGCCTTCCTGGCTGTTTTGGCGTTGGGAACGTGGGGGGTCGTCTCCTGGCGCAAAGCCGCAAATGCCGCATCCGCGGCCGTTCCCCCGGTTCAGCCTCCTACGGCGGGAGCGGGAACTACTGCGGAGGATAACGCGGCCGTGGAATCCAGGCTGGAGCGGAGCATCCGCTTCGGCAATCTGTTCAATGAAGCCCAGAAAGCCCTGAACCGGGGGGATCTGGTGAAGGCTGCCGCCATGTTCGGAGATCTGGCGGATCAGCCGGACTGTCCGCTTTCCACAGCCGTTTGGGCGGGGGTGAACCAGGTGTTGTGCATGTGGACGCGCGGCCAGTTTCCGGAAGGGGTTGTGCGGCTGGAAGAGCTGGGCAAAAAGGTGCGGGACTGCAAAGACCCCGTGGAACTGGAACGCTCCCGGGATATCAGCGACCTGGTCGCGTACCTGGGCGCAAAAGACCGGAATTCCAGAATGCCCGGCCTGCGGAGCAATTCCGACCTGGCCGTGCATTATTATGCGGGAATGGCGCTCAAATGCTGGTACCTCGGCGGCATGTGGCCTGAATACGGGGCATTCCGGGATCTCATTGCCGGGGAAACCGCTGACGACAGGGACCGGAGCGTGCGGGAGCTGGCTTCTGCGTGGCTCAGCAACCTGAAGGAATATACCGGGCAGTATGAACGCCTGAAACAGGTGAAGGACATGCCGGAAAAATCGGTCGCGGAAGTAGAAGCCAAACGGTTTGCAGCAGACTTTCTCCGTGAACAAATGATGACGGGGGAGATTCCCTCCCTGCCTCCCTCCTATGCCGCGCTGGAAGGGATTCTGGATCATCTCCGGATGCAGTACCAGAAGGCCAGGGACTGGGAGGCCGCGGAAGCCATTCGTCTGGCTGAACTCAAGGAGAAACAGGAGCGGAAAAAAGCGTTGGAAGAGGCTGCCCGGCAGGAAGCTCTGCGCGCCGCGCAGTCCCGCAGCTATGACGATATTTGCCGTGAAGCGGCCGGCATCATGGAAAAAACGGGGGATTATGAACAGGTTTCCGCCCTCTATCGTGATGCGGAAGCGGTGGTTTCTTCCCCAGTCGTGAAAAGCAAGCTGGCCGCCCGGCGGGAAATGACGGACCGGATGAAGCCGCTGTTCTCCCGCCTGGAAAAGATTCTGCCTGAAATGCTGGAAAAGAAGCCGTGGAAGCCGCTCGTGCTGAAAAACGGGGACAAGGCCCGCGTGACGGGCATGGAGGGGCATTTGCTCACGGTAGAGCCATTGGAAAGCAGGGAAGGCAGTGATGCCTATAAGGCCAGCTGGGATGACGTGGCTTTCAATTCCCTGTATGTACTGGCGCGGGAATGCCGTCAGAAAAAGCCGGCGGAATTCACTCCTGTAGCGGATACGTACTCCAAGCCCCTTCTTATTTTCGGGAGCCTTACGCAGACCATTTCCCTCACCCAGCAGGAAAATGCCCTGCTTCAGATGGAACGGTCCTTCATTGAACAATGGAACCTGTGGATGGCTGCCCTGGATGCGGAGGAAAAGCCTCAGGGGAAAAATGATGAGGAATAG